A single region of the Fenollaria sporofastidiosus genome encodes:
- a CDS encoding alpha/beta fold hydrolase, whose protein sequence is MCVEIIHGMHDHAMRYDEFAKFLQANGISVYALDLRGHGMSAVDKEHLGLVPYTNAWMKMVDDIDVLNTIIRKENPDKKLAMIGQSMGSILARTYAYKFGDYIDKLLLLSCIKSPIFVNKLFKLFLKLALAKEGYDGKNEALNKKAFDFI, encoded by the coding sequence ATGTGTGTTGAAATAATCCATGGTATGCATGATCACGCTATGAGGTATGATGAGTTTGCTAAGTTTCTCCAAGCTAACGGCATTTCTGTTTATGCTTTAGACTTAAGAGGACATGGCATGAGTGCTGTGGACAAAGAACATTTAGGTCTTGTTCCATATACAAACGCTTGGATGAAAATGGTTGATGATATCGATGTATTAAACACTATAATTAGAAAGGAAAATCCTGATAAAAAACTAGCTATGATTGGTCAATCCATGGGATCTATACTTGCCAGGACTTATGCATATAAGTTTGGTGACTATATAGATAAGTTATTACTTTTATCATGCATTAAAAGCCCAATATTTGTAAATAAATTATTTAAATTGTTTTTAAAGCTTGCTCTTGCCAAAGAAGGTTACGATGGTAAGAACGAAGCTCTTAATAAAAAAGCCTTTGACTTTATATAA
- a CDS encoding serine aminopeptidase domain-containing protein, translating into MLTSDSEENAKFLNDPLCIFEYSNGFFQMIIHGTDKANRKESLDYIPKDLPIYLFTGKKDPLSNYDTGIKQMYGLLRSNGIDNLEMYEYENLKHDLLHDIEKEKVYQDILKALLA; encoded by the coding sequence ATGCTAACATCAGATTCAGAAGAAAATGCAAAGTTTTTAAATGATCCTTTGTGTATCTTTGAATATAGTAACGGCTTCTTCCAAATGATTATTCACGGCACAGATAAGGCTAATAGAAAAGAGAGCTTAGATTATATTCCAAAGGACTTACCAATATATCTATTCACTGGAAAGAAAGATCCACTATCGAACTACGACACTGGCATAAAACAAATGTATGGACTTTTAAGAAGCAATGGTATTGATAACTTAGAGATGTATGAGTATGAGAACCTAAAACATGATTTGCTTCATGATATTGAGAAAGAAAAAGTATATCAAGACATATTAAAAGCTCTTCTTGCTTAA
- a CDS encoding SpoIIE family protein phosphatase translates to MKNERKDEILDKILSVEVLDAMADWVKVVNINGKILYANQSLKDAVGYDPTGMNTDELDDFLKLDTSETASAIEKNEIIQKELNIGENYYQVKCSPIYDDKMNPVAIVEVFRDVTRERVLELQLIQSNENVFHDMEITKRIQKNILPTKTKHKNIAIDYLYEATETLSGDMFDIFEIEKDIYVIYIADVAGHGIAASMLTMFIRQTVRNLNKDNYEPKKALKYISDKFLELTLQSDRYITLFYGVYYAKTEDFVYANAGHNSMPIIFNDNNISVLEAKGRPIMSIDLGSDYEVKKTKLRAGDKLLLYTDGIVESKNVHGEEFGLDRLITTILSKPNKLLKAIDIAVLQYAFGDQRDDFAMLLVDIDNIQ, encoded by the coding sequence TTGAAGAATGAAAGAAAAGATGAAATATTAGACAAGATACTCTCCGTAGAAGTTCTTGATGCAATGGCTGACTGGGTAAAGGTAGTTAATATTAATGGCAAGATTCTTTATGCTAATCAATCATTAAAGGACGCTGTTGGCTATGATCCAACAGGTATGAACACTGATGAATTGGATGATTTTCTAAAGCTTGACACAAGTGAGACAGCAAGTGCTATAGAAAAGAATGAGATAATTCAAAAAGAACTAAATATTGGCGAGAATTATTATCAAGTTAAGTGCTCGCCTATATATGATGATAAAATGAACCCTGTTGCCATAGTAGAGGTCTTTAGAGATGTTACAAGAGAAAGAGTTCTTGAGCTTCAACTTATACAAAGCAACGAAAATGTTTTTCACGATATGGAAATCACTAAGAGAATTCAAAAGAACATACTTCCGACAAAGACTAAGCATAAGAACATTGCCATAGACTACTTATATGAAGCAACTGAAACGCTATCAGGAGATATGTTTGATATCTTTGAGATAGAAAAGGACATATATGTAATTTATATTGCAGATGTTGCGGGCCACGGCATTGCTGCATCTATGCTTACAATGTTTATAAGGCAGACTGTTAGAAACTTAAACAAAGATAATTATGAACCAAAAAAAGCGCTTAAGTACATAAGCGATAAGTTTTTGGAACTAACATTGCAAAGTGACAGATATATAACACTTTTCTATGGAGTGTATTATGCAAAGACTGAAGATTTTGTTTATGCAAACGCTGGTCACAATTCTATGCCAATAATTTTTAACGATAACAATATTTCTGTATTGGAAGCAAAGGGTAGACCAATAATGAGCATAGACTTGGGAAGTGATTATGAAGTCAAAAAAACTAAGTTAAGAGCAGGAGATAAGCTTCTACTATACACAGATGGTATAGTTGAGAGTAAAAATGTTCATGGCGAAGAATTTGGGCTAGATAGATTAATAACAACAATACTTTCTAAGCCAAATAAGCTTCTTAAAGCGATTGATATAGCGGTTCTTCAGTATGCATTCGGAGATCAAAGAGATGACTTCGCAATGCTCTTAGTTGATATAGATAATATACAATAA
- a CDS encoding THUMP domain-containing class I SAM-dependent RNA methyltransferase — MYELIATSSFGLEAIVKRELNDLGLEVTKTDNGHIYFNGSDIDIARANINLRCADRVLINLKSFKAESFEELFDGIYELPWNEILDEDSNFIVEGRSHKSKLFSISDCQRITEKAIIKKLQTKHEISRFSKSSHRHRLEISLLNDIASITLDTSGESLHKRGYRDMQGAAPLKETMAAALVKLSFYNKERPFLDPFCGSGTIAIEALLQARNIAPGLDRNFDSMNFKFINKDLYKKAKMEAMEKIDYKSKVYIDASDISHKSIAIAKHNLENLGLSDDIRFFVKDFRDVDIKNNYGVMITNPPYGKRLEEDDLRKLYSDFGKKIKNLDTWSVYVLTSYEQIERDFERKADKNRKLYNGSLKTYYYQFYGKKPEK, encoded by the coding sequence ATGTATGAATTAATTGCAACTAGTTCATTTGGACTAGAGGCGATAGTTAAAAGAGAACTGAATGATTTAGGTTTAGAAGTTACTAAAACAGATAATGGGCACATTTATTTTAATGGAAGTGACATCGATATAGCAAGAGCAAATATTAATCTAAGGTGTGCTGATAGAGTACTTATAAACTTGAAGAGCTTCAAGGCAGAGAGCTTTGAAGAACTTTTTGATGGCATATATGAGCTTCCATGGAATGAAATTTTAGATGAAGATTCTAATTTTATTGTTGAAGGAAGATCTCATAAGTCAAAACTATTTTCAATATCTGACTGTCAAAGGATAACTGAGAAGGCGATCATTAAAAAGCTTCAAACAAAACATGAAATAAGTAGGTTTTCAAAGTCTTCTCATAGACACAGACTTGAGATTTCGCTACTTAATGATATTGCAAGCATAACTCTTGACACATCAGGTGAGAGCCTTCACAAAAGAGGATATAGAGACATGCAAGGCGCAGCTCCTCTTAAGGAGACTATGGCTGCTGCTTTAGTTAAGCTATCGTTTTATAATAAGGAAAGACCGTTTTTAGATCCATTCTGTGGTTCTGGAACTATAGCTATAGAAGCGCTTTTGCAAGCAAGAAACATAGCTCCTGGATTAGATAGAAACTTCGATAGTATGAATTTTAAGTTTATCAACAAAGATTTGTATAAAAAAGCCAAGATGGAAGCGATGGAGAAGATTGACTACAAATCAAAGGTATATATAGACGCAAGTGATATTTCCCATAAGTCTATCGCTATAGCTAAGCACAATCTTGAAAATCTCGGTTTAAGTGATGACATACGCTTCTTCGTTAAAGACTTTAGAGATGTAGACATTAAGAATAATTATGGTGTTATGATAACAAATCCACCATATGGTAAGCGTTTAGAGGAAGATGACTTGAGAAAACTCTATAGTGACTTTGGTAAGAAGATTAAGAATTTAGACACATGGTCTGTGTATGTGTTAACATCTTATGAACAGATTGAAAGAGATTTTGAAAGAAAGGCTGATAAGAATAGAAAGCTATACAATGGCAGTTTAAAGACATACTACTACCAATTTTATGGCAAAAAGCCTGAGAAATAG
- a CDS encoding class II SORL domain-containing protein has translation MKLSELIKSADWKSEKHVPVIHVAKEADALKVCVSVGDEIAHPNTLEHHIAWMKLFFVPEGKQVPVEVASYVASAHGELDLFTEPSMGVKLKANAKGTLLALSYCNIHGLWENTEVL, from the coding sequence ATGAAATTATCAGAATTAATTAAAAGCGCTGACTGGAAGAGCGAAAAACACGTTCCAGTTATTCACGTAGCAAAAGAAGCAGACGCATTAAAGGTATGCGTAAGTGTTGGAGATGAAATAGCTCATCCTAATACACTTGAACATCACATAGCATGGATGAAGTTATTCTTCGTACCTGAAGGAAAGCAAGTTCCAGTTGAAGTAGCAAGTTATGTAGCATCAGCTCACGGTGAATTAGATCTATTTACTGAACCATCTATGGGCGTAAAGCTTAAAGCGAATGCAAAGGGTACTTTACTTGCACTAAGCTACTGCAACATCCATGGCTTATGGGAAAACACAGAAGTACTATAG